In Rutidosis leptorrhynchoides isolate AG116_Rl617_1_P2 chromosome 2, CSIRO_AGI_Rlap_v1, whole genome shotgun sequence, one genomic interval encodes:
- the LOC139889558 gene encoding uncharacterized protein: protein MAECTEEKNENEVPRIGAITSGELAYQHLQRLCRPYLRRNDSWFQAPGRPVAFMSLGVTEVLYHLSLITIRNSSTVSTSARGTSGMLYSLCLCRLIICCNRLIGRNQMLHGPFIVFNCMFEIPSPSFFLCIFAAIIIMYFIC from the exons ATGGCAGAATGTACTGAAGAGAAAAATGAGAATGAGGTGCCGAGAATTG GAGCCATCACTAGTGGAGAATTAGCATATCAACATCTTCAAAG ATTATGCAGGCCGTATTTGAG GAGAAACGATTCATGGTTTCAGGCACCAGGAAGACCTGTTGCATTCATGTCACTTGGAGTGACAGAGGTGCTATATCACTTGAG CCTCATCACCATCCGCAACTCATCAACCGTATCGACATCGGCACGAGGAACGAGCGGCATGTTGTATAGTTTGTGTTTATGTCGATTGATTATTTGTTGTAATCGATTGATTGGTCGGAATCAGATGTTGCACGGACCCTTCATTGTATTCAATTGCATGTTTGAAATACCTTCACCGTCGTTTTTTCTATGCATTTTCGCCGCCATTATAATCATGTACTTCATTTGCTAG